One Bacteroidia bacterium DNA window includes the following coding sequences:
- a CDS encoding VWA domain-containing protein yields MKTKLLSLEPKLICMQPTGKLPIWIFNHLKPVGLSLLFSGLLLSSFAQQKKEVQPPLTRILFVFDASQSMYGRWQTGVKMEVAKKLLSNLLDSLARVDNLQLALRCYGHQSKFPPQDCKDTKLEVPFGPNTAPKIKNRIMQLVPSGTTPIAYSLEKAANDFTPCGNCRNIIILITDGIEECNGDPCAVSAALQKNGIILKPFVIGVGLGVDIKKQFECVGNFYDASNEEQFRTVLNVVISQALNSTTMQVNLLDIAGKPTETNVDMTFYDEFSGRIRYNFVHTLNHKGNPDTLQVDPLGSYKIVVHTIPPVEKDSIILIPGKHTVVGIDAPQGFLVLKTSGHSEYKNLQAIVRKKGDTKTLLVMPFDEVEKLIVGEYDLEILTLPRLYINDVQITQSHTTTVSIPQAGIANILKKGPGYGNICLEENNELKNIYNLKENNIQENVVLQPGRYRIFFRPKGSKESIYTLEKQVKIESGSSVNVQLY; encoded by the coding sequence ATGAAAACAAAACTACTTTCGTTAGAACCTAAGCTCATTTGTATGCAACCGACAGGCAAACTTCCCATATGGATTTTCAACCATCTTAAACCTGTTGGGCTTTCCCTGCTTTTTTCCGGTCTACTCCTCTCTTCCTTCGCTCAACAAAAAAAGGAAGTCCAACCTCCTTTAACACGTATTCTATTTGTTTTCGACGCCTCACAAAGCATGTACGGTCGCTGGCAAACCGGCGTTAAAATGGAAGTAGCTAAAAAACTCCTTTCCAACCTTTTGGATAGCCTTGCACGAGTAGACAATCTGCAACTGGCATTGCGTTGCTACGGACACCAAAGCAAATTCCCACCCCAGGATTGCAAAGACACCAAATTGGAAGTCCCCTTTGGACCCAATACTGCACCTAAAATAAAAAACAGAATCATGCAATTGGTTCCTTCCGGCACAACACCAATTGCCTACAGTCTCGAAAAGGCCGCCAATGACTTTACCCCTTGTGGAAATTGCCGGAATATTATTATTCTTATAACCGACGGTATCGAAGAATGCAACGGTGATCCTTGTGCCGTTTCCGCAGCTTTGCAAAAAAACGGAATCATCCTCAAACCTTTTGTAATCGGCGTAGGATTGGGAGTCGACATTAAAAAACAATTTGAATGTGTCGGAAATTTTTACGATGCTTCCAACGAAGAACAATTCCGGACGGTTTTGAATGTGGTCATTTCCCAAGCATTGAATAGCACCACCATGCAGGTTAACTTGTTAGATATCGCAGGCAAACCAACCGAAACCAATGTGGATATGACCTTTTATGACGAATTTTCCGGACGAATCCGCTACAACTTTGTACATACGCTCAACCACAAAGGCAATCCAGATACCCTGCAAGTGGACCCTTTAGGTTCTTACAAAATAGTTGTCCATACTATTCCTCCGGTCGAAAAAGACAGCATTATCTTAATTCCCGGAAAGCATACCGTGGTTGGAATTGATGCGCCTCAAGGTTTCTTGGTACTCAAAACAAGCGGCCACAGCGAATACAAAAACCTCCAGGCCATTGTTCGAAAAAAAGGGGATACCAAAACCTTATTAGTCATGCCTTTCGATGAGGTAGAAAAGCTTATCGTAGGCGAATACGACCTGGAGATATTAACCTTGCCCCGCTTGTATATCAATGATGTTCAAATAACCCAAAGCCATACTACAACCGTTTCTATCCCACAAGCCGGAATTGCCAATATACTTAAAAAAGGACCAGGCTACGGAAACATTTGTTTAGAAGAAAACAATGAGTTGAAAAATATTTACAACTTAAAAGAGAATAACATCCAAGAAAATGTTGTTTTGCAACCTGGAAGGTACCGCATATTTTTCCGTCCAAAAGGCTCAAAAGAATCAATTTACACCCTTGAAAAACAGGTTAAAATTGAATCGGGCAGTTCGGTCAATGTGCAATTGTACTAA
- a CDS encoding 6-carboxytetrahydropterin synthase: MPEVYLTRKENFNAAHRLHRSDWSEEENQRVFGRCSNANWHGHNFTLLVTVKGRPNPETGFIINLKDLAVLIQREVIVKLDHKNLNVDVPFMAGILPSTENMAIAIWKILDPLIQEHHAKLYSVRIFETENNSVEYRGE, translated from the coding sequence ATGCCAGAAGTATATTTAACCAGGAAGGAAAATTTTAATGCAGCCCATCGTTTGCATCGTTCTGATTGGAGTGAAGAAGAAAATCAAAGAGTTTTTGGACGTTGTTCGAATGCCAATTGGCATGGACATAATTTTACGTTATTGGTAACGGTAAAAGGTAGACCAAATCCGGAAACAGGTTTTATCATTAATTTGAAAGACCTGGCTGTTTTGATTCAAAGGGAAGTAATTGTTAAGTTGGATCATAAGAATTTGAATGTGGATGTTCCGTTTATGGCGGGGATTTTGCCGAGTACGGAAAATATGGCAATTGCGATATGGAAGATTTTGGATCCATTGATTCAGGAGCACCATGCAAAACTCTATTCGGTGCGGATATTTGAAACGGAGAACAACTCTGTGGAGTACCGGGGAGAATAA
- a CDS encoding transketolase family protein, whose protein sequence is MNITKYSEDKDTRSGFGEGLLELGRTNPNVVALCADLTGSLKMDAFEKEFPDRFFQVGIAEANMIGIAAGMTIGGKIPFTGTFANFSTGRVYDQIRQSVAYSGKNVKICASHAGLTLGEDGATHQILEDIGLMKMLPGMAVINPCDFNQTKAATIAIAEYDGPVYLRFGRPKIANITPPDQKFEIGKAVLLKEGKDVSIFCTGHLVIKAVMAEEILAAKGINAEIINIHTIKPLDEDAILKSIAKTGCAVSCEEHQMAGGLGDSIAQVLAKNNPKPLEYVAVNDSFGESGTPDELMAKYGLEVKNIVEAVEKALARK, encoded by the coding sequence ATGAACATAACAAAATACTCCGAAGATAAAGACACCCGCAGTGGGTTTGGTGAAGGACTCTTAGAATTGGGAAGAACCAATCCCAATGTAGTTGCCCTTTGCGCCGATTTAACAGGCTCCCTTAAAATGGATGCTTTTGAAAAAGAATTTCCTGACCGCTTTTTTCAGGTAGGAATTGCAGAAGCCAATATGATTGGAATTGCTGCCGGAATGACCATTGGTGGTAAAATTCCATTTACAGGAACATTTGCTAATTTTAGCACCGGCAGGGTATATGACCAAATACGTCAATCGGTTGCATACAGCGGAAAAAATGTGAAAATTTGCGCCTCACATGCAGGCTTAACCCTTGGAGAAGATGGTGCAACCCACCAAATTTTGGAAGATATCGGCTTAATGAAAATGCTGCCCGGCATGGCCGTTATTAACCCTTGCGACTTCAACCAAACCAAAGCGGCTACTATTGCCATCGCTGAATACGATGGCCCTGTTTACCTCCGATTTGGCCGACCTAAAATCGCCAACATTACCCCTCCTGACCAAAAATTTGAAATAGGTAAAGCAGTCCTGCTTAAAGAAGGTAAGGATGTTTCCATTTTCTGCACAGGACACCTCGTAATTAAGGCTGTAATGGCCGAAGAAATTCTCGCAGCAAAAGGTATTAATGCCGAAATTATTAATATTCATACCATCAAACCGCTGGATGAAGATGCCATTCTAAAAAGTATTGCCAAAACCGGTTGTGCCGTTAGCTGCGAAGAACATCAAATGGCCGGTGGTTTAGGCGATAGCATTGCCCAGGTTTTGGCTAAAAACAACCCTAAACCATTGGAATATGTAGCGGTAAATGATTCATTCGGTGAAAGTGGCACTCCGGATGAACTAATGGCTAAATATGGTTTGGAAGTTAAAAACATTGTGGAGGCCGTAGAAAAAGCCTTGGCTCGTAAATAA